One stretch of Myxocyprinus asiaticus isolate MX2 ecotype Aquarium Trade chromosome 23, UBuf_Myxa_2, whole genome shotgun sequence DNA includes these proteins:
- the LOC127414004 gene encoding uncharacterized protein C2orf50-like: protein MDRKGNMRRATSAGYRLPDRPNGPLASQSSASVFRHSGGRTRNTETQTHDDDTRDPVKQDQVWREFVRAERTGVKEWEKNWSFLKNFDQLGRPRTETPLPSSTSLYSDRVPNTSNQMFGSGLYTELGKELIRMDNLLILTTNHRKTKRNPEMQPS, encoded by the exons ATGGATAGAAAAGGGAACATGCGGCGCGCCACATCGGCTGGATACCGTTTACCAGACCGACCAAACGGTCCTCTCGCCTCGCAGTCCTCCGCCTCAGTGTTCAGGCATTCAGGGGGCAGGACACGAAACACCGAGACACAGACGCACGACGATGACACCCGAGACCCGGTAAAGCAGGACCAGGTTTGGAGAGAGTTCGTGCGCGCCGAGCGAACCGGAGTGAAGGAATG GGAGAAGAACTGGAGTTTCCTCAAGAACTTTGACCAGCTG GGTCGTCCACGAACAGAAACTCCTCTCCCCAGCTCTACGTCTTTGTATTCAGATAGAGTCCCAAACACTAGTAACCAAATGTTCGGCAGTGGTTTGTACACTGAGCTGGGCAAGGAGCTGATTCGCATGGACAATCTGCTAATCCTGACAACAAACCACCGCAAGACCAAAAGGAATCCAGAGATGCAACCTAGCTGA